Proteins from a genomic interval of Streptomyces sp. NBC_00820:
- the mutM gene encoding bifunctional DNA-formamidopyrimidine glycosylase/DNA-(apurinic or apyrimidinic site) lyase, which translates to MPELPEVEVVRRGLERWVAHRTVADAEVLHPRAVRRHTAGADDFAHRLKGHRIGIPSRRGKYLWLPLEDTDQSVLAHLGMSGQLLVQPHAAPDEKHLRVRVRFADAVDTELRFVDQRTFGGLSLHDNTPEGLPDVIAHIARDPLDPLFDDEAFHQALRRKRTTIKRALLDQSLISGVGNIYADEALWRARVHYERPTAGFTRPVTAELLGHVRDVMNAALSVGGTSFDSLYVNVNGESGYFDRSLDAYGREGLPCKRCGTPMRRRPWMNRSSYFCPKCQRAPRVSS; encoded by the coding sequence ATGCCCGAGTTGCCCGAGGTCGAGGTCGTCCGGCGCGGTCTGGAGCGGTGGGTCGCCCATCGCACCGTCGCCGACGCCGAGGTGCTGCACCCGCGCGCGGTGCGCCGGCACACCGCGGGCGCCGACGACTTCGCGCACCGCCTGAAGGGCCACCGCATCGGCATACCCAGCCGGCGCGGCAAGTACCTGTGGCTTCCCCTGGAGGACACGGACCAGTCCGTCCTCGCCCACCTCGGCATGAGCGGCCAGCTGCTGGTCCAGCCGCACGCGGCCCCGGACGAGAAGCACCTGCGCGTCCGCGTCCGCTTCGCCGACGCCGTCGACACCGAACTGCGCTTCGTCGACCAGCGCACCTTCGGCGGCCTGTCGCTGCACGACAACACCCCCGAGGGTCTGCCCGACGTCATCGCGCACATCGCCCGCGACCCCCTCGACCCGCTCTTCGACGACGAGGCCTTCCACCAGGCCCTGCGGCGCAAGCGGACCACCATCAAGCGGGCCCTGCTCGACCAGTCGCTGATCAGCGGGGTCGGCAACATCTACGCCGACGAGGCGCTGTGGCGTGCCCGCGTCCACTACGAACGTCCGACGGCGGGCTTCACCCGCCCGGTCACGGCGGAATTGCTCGGTCACGTCCGCGACGTGATGAACGCGGCCCTCTCCGTCGGCGGCACCAGCTTCGACAGCCTGTACGTGAACGTCAACGGCGAGTCGGGCTACTTCGACCGGTCCCTGGACGCGTACGGCCGTGAGGGCCTGCCCTGCAAGCGGTGCGGCACGCCCATGCGCCGACGTCCCTGGATGAACCGGTCCAGCTACTTCTGCCCGAAGTGTCAGAGGGCGCCGCGCGTCTCGTCGTAA
- a CDS encoding winged helix-turn-helix transcriptional regulator codes for MSGLTQDQDDLAYDVFAKACPSRGTLEHVTGRWGGLTLGALHEGPLRFNELRRRVDGVSEKMLSQTLHALERDGLVHREAQPVNPPRVDYELTPLGHAVAERLLALIHCVEGSMDDVLAARARYDETRGAL; via the coding sequence ATGAGCGGCCTCACCCAGGACCAGGACGATCTCGCCTACGACGTGTTCGCCAAGGCCTGCCCCTCGCGCGGCACCCTGGAGCACGTCACGGGACGCTGGGGCGGACTGACGCTCGGCGCGCTGCACGAGGGCCCGCTCCGCTTCAACGAGCTGCGCCGCCGCGTCGACGGGGTGAGCGAGAAGATGCTGTCGCAGACCCTGCACGCACTGGAGCGCGACGGCCTGGTGCACCGCGAGGCCCAGCCGGTCAACCCGCCCCGCGTCGACTACGAACTGACCCCCCTGGGCCACGCGGTCGCCGAGCGGCTGCTGGCGCTGATCCACTGTGTGGAGGGCTCGATGGACGACGTCCTCGCCGCCCGCGCGCGTTACGACGAGACGCGCGGCGCCCTCTGA
- a CDS encoding flavodoxin family protein: MTTPAPVVSIAYHSGYGHTAVLAEAVRAGAADAGAEVHLIKVDEITDEQWQTLDRSDAIVFGSPTYMGTASGAFHVFAEATSKRWFGQDWKDKLAAGFTNSGSKSGDKLHTLQFFQILAGQHGMNWVNLGLHPGWNSSEASENDLNRLGVFAGAAAQTNVDQGPEGVHKADIATAEHLGRRVAETASVFARGRAAA; encoded by the coding sequence GTGACCACCCCCGCCCCTGTCGTCTCCATCGCCTACCACTCCGGCTACGGCCACACCGCCGTCCTCGCCGAGGCCGTCCGCGCCGGTGCCGCGGACGCCGGTGCCGAGGTGCACCTGATCAAGGTCGACGAGATCACCGACGAGCAGTGGCAGACGCTGGACCGCTCCGACGCGATCGTCTTCGGCTCGCCCACCTACATGGGCACGGCCTCCGGCGCCTTCCACGTCTTCGCCGAGGCCACCTCCAAGCGGTGGTTCGGCCAGGACTGGAAGGACAAGCTGGCCGCCGGTTTCACCAACTCCGGTTCCAAGAGCGGCGACAAGCTGCACACGCTGCAGTTCTTCCAGATCCTCGCCGGCCAGCACGGCATGAACTGGGTCAACCTCGGCCTGCACCCGGGCTGGAACAGCAGCGAGGCCTCCGAGAACGACCTCAACCGCCTCGGCGTCTTCGCCGGCGCGGCCGCCCAGACCAACGTGGACCAGGGCCCCGAGGGTGTGCACAAGGCCGACATCGCCACGGCCGAGCACCTGGGGCGCCGGGTGGCGGAGACGGCGAGCGTGTTCGCACGCGGCCGCGCCGCGGCCTGA
- a CDS encoding CAP domain-containing protein: MGRHRRSAAGRATTDHAAEVTHPHLSGTASGPRPRTDDRAPMGIAPYLNPEAYAETNARSTAYLFATDDERGPADDAGAGPGTGGMPTAEATNGGPAPAGGAGGEFATAGGAGGEFAMAGAPRRGSATAGGTGRDFTAPDSTRGGFSTTDGTRGGFTAPGAIRGGFNAPDGIPGDFATADGMSGGFTPGGGGPRGHRRRKKAVQPVRTGLLGVSAAVALGTAAVAAGVVPGLQNYQLGGGPGAGGGRVQAADSPGNSAAEQGGTSGSAEPQAGGAPSAGTGARQPSAPAPSAPSSKPPAESASPSPAPGRTADGDPAAKPTPAETEAPPAHSAPKSPQPPQASSAPVTVSVEAVAAAEVLKLVNEERAKVGCSALSANSSLTTLAGAFSDDMAARGFFDHTDPDGATPWDRAAKAGITDLGGENIARGQTDAAAVMDAWMNSPGHRANILNCDYTTLGVGVHFGTGGPWWTQDFGY; the protein is encoded by the coding sequence ATGGGACGCCATCGACGCTCCGCCGCCGGCCGTGCCACAACGGACCACGCCGCGGAGGTCACGCACCCGCACCTGTCCGGTACGGCGAGCGGTCCGCGCCCGCGCACGGACGACCGTGCGCCCATGGGCATCGCGCCGTACCTGAACCCGGAGGCGTACGCGGAGACCAACGCCCGCAGTACGGCCTACCTGTTCGCGACGGACGACGAACGTGGACCGGCCGACGACGCGGGTGCCGGTCCCGGCACCGGCGGCATGCCCACGGCCGAAGCCACGAACGGCGGACCGGCCCCGGCCGGCGGCGCTGGCGGGGAGTTCGCCACGGCCGGTGGCGCGGGCGGCGAGTTCGCGATGGCCGGTGCCCCCCGCCGAGGGTCCGCCACGGCCGGCGGCACAGGCCGCGACTTCACCGCGCCGGATTCCACACGCGGCGGGTTCAGCACTACAGATGGCACACGCGGCGGATTCACCGCACCCGGCGCCATACGCGGCGGGTTCAACGCGCCGGACGGTATACCTGGCGACTTCGCCACGGCCGACGGCATGAGCGGCGGCTTCACTCCCGGTGGTGGCGGTCCGCGCGGGCACCGGCGCCGGAAGAAGGCCGTGCAGCCGGTGCGTACGGGGCTGCTCGGGGTGTCCGCGGCCGTCGCGCTCGGGACGGCCGCGGTGGCCGCGGGCGTCGTACCCGGACTCCAGAACTACCAGCTCGGCGGCGGTCCGGGCGCCGGTGGCGGCCGCGTGCAGGCCGCGGACTCCCCCGGCAACTCGGCCGCCGAGCAGGGCGGCACCTCCGGCAGTGCCGAGCCCCAGGCCGGCGGCGCCCCCTCGGCGGGGACCGGCGCCCGGCAGCCGTCCGCCCCCGCGCCGTCCGCCCCTTCCTCGAAGCCCCCCGCGGAGTCCGCCTCGCCGTCACCCGCACCGGGCCGGACTGCGGACGGCGACCCCGCGGCGAAGCCCACCCCGGCCGAGACCGAGGCCCCGCCCGCGCACAGCGCGCCGAAGTCACCGCAGCCGCCGCAGGCGAGTTCCGCGCCGGTGACGGTCTCGGTGGAGGCCGTCGCGGCGGCAGAGGTGCTGAAGCTCGTCAACGAGGAGCGGGCGAAGGTGGGTTGCAGCGCGCTGTCGGCGAACTCCTCGCTCACCACGCTGGCCGGGGCCTTCAGTGACGACATGGCCGCGCGCGGCTTCTTCGACCACACCGACCCGGACGGGGCGACCCCGTGGGACCGGGCCGCGAAGGCGGGCATCACCGACCTGGGCGGCGAGAACATAGCCCGCGGCCAGACGGACGCGGCGGCCGTCATGGACGCCTGGATGAACAGCCCCGGCCACCGCGCCAACATCCTGAACTGCGACTACACGACCCTCGGCGTCGGCGTCCACTTCGGCACCGGCGGGCCTTGGTGGACACAGGACTTCGGCTACTGA
- a CDS encoding acylphosphatase, with translation MSEDVRMVAWVRGRVQGVGFRWFTRAKALEIGGLSGFALNLGDGRVQVVAEGSRGDCEGLLDWLQGDDTPGRVDGVTEIWDTPRGGYDGFAIR, from the coding sequence ATGAGCGAGGATGTACGGATGGTTGCCTGGGTGCGCGGACGCGTCCAAGGTGTGGGTTTCCGCTGGTTCACGCGCGCCAAGGCGCTGGAGATCGGCGGACTGAGTGGCTTTGCTCTCAATCTGGGCGACGGACGCGTCCAGGTGGTCGCGGAAGGATCACGCGGCGACTGCGAGGGACTGCTCGACTGGCTCCAGGGCGACGACACGCCCGGACGTGTGGATGGCGTCACGGAGATCTGGGACACACCGCGCGGCGGCTACGACGGCTTCGCCATCCGCTGA
- the smc gene encoding chromosome segregation protein SMC, translating into MHLKALTLRGFKSFASATTLRFEPGITCVVGPNGSGKSNVVDALSWVMGEQGAKSLRGGKMEDVIFAGTTGRPPLGRAEVSLTIDNSDGALPIEYAEVTITRIMFRNGGSEYQINGDTCRLLDIQDLLSDSGIGREMHVIVGQGQLDSVLHADPMGRRAFIEEAAGVLKHRKRKEKALRKLEAMRANLARVQDLTDELRRQLKPLGRQAAVARRAAVIQADLRDARLRLLADDLVRLREALKTEIADEAALKERKETAEEELRKALQREALLEDEVRQLTPRLQRAQQTWYELSQLAERVRGTVSLADARVKSATSAPPEERRGRDPEDMEREAARVREQEAELEAALEAARHALDDTVAHRAELERELAVEERRLKDAARAIADRREGLARLSGQVNAARSRAASAQAEIDRLAAARDEAQERAVRAQEEYEALKAEVDGLDADDADLAGQHESAKRRLAGAEAALSAAREAATAAERGRAATQARHETLSLGLRRKDGTGMLLQARDRLTGVLGPAAELLTVTPGHETALATAFGAAADAVAVTTPAAAAEAIRLLRKQDGGRVALLPAGLPDGLDGWNGPAGARPVGHPLAVDLVRGPAELMPAVRRLLRGIVVVGTLEDAEDLVYAHPELTAVTAEGDLLGAHFAHGGSAGAPSLLEVRASVDEAARELAELAVRCEELAEAQHAATGLRAESAALVEELGERRRTADREKSAVAQQLGRLAGQARGAVGEAERSAAAAARAQEALEKAVQDAEELAERLAVAEEAPADEEPDTFGRDRLAADGANARQTEMEARLQVRTHEERVKGLAGRADSLDRAARAEREARARAEQRRARLRHEAAVAGAVASGARQLLAHIEVSVGRAERERVAAEAAKERRERELVAARGDGRELKSELDKLTDSVHRGEVLGAEKRLRIEQLETRALEELGIEPAGLVSEYGPHLPVPPSPPVDGEELPGTGSDGGFAAGEHPRDLPRPFVRAEQEKRLKAAERAYQQLGKVNPLALEEFAALEERHKFLSEQLEDLKKTRADLLQVVKEVDERVEQVFTEAYRDTAREFEGVFGRLFPGGEGRLILTDPDNMLTTGVDVEARPPGKRVKRLSLLSGGERSLTAVALLVSIFKARPSPFYVMDEVEAALDDTNLQRLIRIMQELQESSQLLVITHQKRTMEVADALYGVSMQGDGVSKVISQRLR; encoded by the coding sequence GTGCACCTCAAGGCCCTGACCCTGCGTGGATTCAAATCGTTCGCCTCGGCGACCACGCTCCGGTTCGAACCGGGGATCACGTGTGTCGTCGGTCCGAACGGCTCGGGCAAGTCCAATGTCGTGGACGCGCTCAGCTGGGTCATGGGCGAGCAGGGTGCCAAGTCGCTGCGCGGCGGCAAGATGGAGGACGTCATCTTCGCCGGCACCACCGGCCGCCCGCCGCTGGGCCGCGCCGAGGTGTCCCTGACCATCGACAACTCCGACGGGGCGCTGCCCATCGAGTACGCCGAGGTCACGATCACGCGGATCATGTTCCGCAACGGCGGCAGCGAGTACCAGATCAACGGCGACACCTGCCGGCTGCTCGACATCCAGGACCTGCTGTCCGACTCCGGCATCGGCCGCGAGATGCACGTCATCGTCGGACAGGGCCAGCTGGACTCCGTCCTGCACGCCGATCCGATGGGCCGCCGCGCCTTCATCGAGGAGGCCGCGGGCGTCCTCAAGCACCGCAAGCGCAAGGAGAAGGCGCTGCGCAAGCTCGAGGCGATGCGGGCCAACCTCGCGCGCGTGCAGGACCTCACCGACGAACTGCGCCGCCAGCTCAAGCCACTGGGCCGCCAGGCCGCCGTCGCACGCCGGGCCGCCGTGATCCAGGCGGATCTGCGCGATGCGCGCTTGCGGCTGCTCGCCGACGATCTCGTACGACTGCGCGAGGCCCTGAAGACCGAGATCGCCGACGAGGCCGCCCTGAAGGAGCGGAAGGAAACCGCCGAGGAGGAGCTGCGCAAGGCCCTCCAGCGCGAAGCCCTCCTGGAGGACGAGGTACGGCAGCTCACCCCGCGCCTCCAACGCGCCCAGCAGACCTGGTACGAGCTGTCCCAGCTCGCCGAACGCGTACGCGGCACCGTCTCGCTGGCAGACGCCCGGGTCAAGAGCGCCACCTCCGCGCCCCCTGAGGAGCGGCGCGGCCGCGACCCCGAGGACATGGAACGCGAGGCCGCCCGCGTCCGCGAGCAGGAGGCCGAACTGGAAGCCGCCCTGGAGGCGGCCCGGCACGCGCTCGACGACACGGTCGCCCACCGCGCCGAGCTGGAGCGCGAACTGGCCGTCGAGGAACGCCGGCTGAAGGACGCAGCCCGCGCCATCGCCGACCGCCGTGAGGGCCTGGCCCGGCTGTCCGGCCAGGTCAACGCGGCCCGTTCGCGCGCCGCCTCCGCCCAGGCCGAGATCGACCGGCTGGCCGCCGCCCGCGACGAGGCCCAGGAGCGCGCGGTCCGCGCCCAGGAGGAGTACGAGGCCCTCAAGGCCGAGGTCGACGGCCTCGACGCGGACGACGCCGACCTCGCCGGACAGCACGAGTCGGCCAAGCGCCGGCTCGCCGGGGCCGAGGCCGCGCTGAGTGCCGCGCGCGAGGCCGCCACCGCCGCCGAGCGCGGGCGCGCCGCCACCCAGGCCCGCCACGAGACGCTGTCCCTGGGCCTGCGCCGCAAGGACGGCACCGGCATGCTGCTCCAGGCCCGCGACCGCCTCACCGGAGTCCTCGGCCCGGCGGCGGAACTGCTGACCGTGACCCCGGGCCACGAAACCGCCCTGGCCACCGCCTTCGGTGCCGCGGCGGACGCCGTCGCCGTCACCACCCCCGCCGCCGCGGCCGAGGCCATCAGACTCCTGCGCAAACAGGACGGCGGCCGCGTGGCCCTGCTGCCGGCGGGCCTCCCGGACGGCCTGGACGGTTGGAACGGCCCGGCCGGCGCCCGCCCCGTCGGACATCCCCTCGCCGTCGACCTCGTCCGCGGTCCCGCCGAACTCATGCCGGCCGTACGGCGGCTGCTGCGCGGGATCGTCGTCGTAGGGACGCTGGAGGACGCGGAGGACCTGGTCTACGCGCACCCGGAACTGACCGCGGTGACCGCGGAGGGCGACCTGCTCGGGGCGCACTTCGCGCACGGCGGGTCGGCCGGGGCACCGAGCCTGCTGGAGGTGCGGGCCTCGGTGGACGAGGCGGCGCGGGAGCTGGCGGAGCTGGCCGTACGGTGCGAGGAGCTGGCCGAGGCACAGCACGCGGCGACCGGGCTGCGGGCGGAGAGCGCCGCGCTCGTCGAGGAGCTGGGGGAGCGGCGGCGCACCGCCGACCGGGAGAAGTCGGCCGTGGCCCAGCAGCTCGGGCGGCTCGCCGGGCAGGCGCGCGGGGCCGTGGGAGAGGCCGAGCGGTCGGCAGCGGCGGCCGCGCGTGCGCAGGAGGCGCTGGAGAAGGCTGTACAGGACGCCGAGGAGCTGGCCGAGCGGCTGGCGGTCGCCGAGGAGGCACCGGCCGACGAGGAGCCCGACACCTTCGGGCGCGACCGGCTGGCAGCCGACGGCGCCAACGCGCGGCAGACCGAGATGGAGGCCCGCCTCCAGGTCCGCACCCACGAGGAGCGGGTCAAGGGACTCGCCGGGCGGGCCGACTCGCTCGACCGGGCCGCGCGCGCCGAACGCGAGGCACGCGCGCGTGCCGAGCAGCGGCGGGCCCGGCTCCGGCACGAGGCCGCCGTCGCCGGGGCCGTCGCCTCCGGCGCCCGGCAGCTGCTCGCGCACATCGAGGTGTCCGTCGGCCGGGCCGAGCGGGAGCGCGTCGCGGCCGAGGCCGCCAAGGAGCGGCGCGAGCGGGAGCTCGTCGCCGCGCGCGGCGACGGCCGCGAACTCAAGTCCGAACTGGACAAGCTGACGGACTCGGTGCACCGCGGCGAGGTGCTCGGCGCCGAGAAGCGGCTGCGGATCGAGCAGCTGGAGACCAGGGCGCTGGAGGAGCTGGGCATCGAACCGGCGGGCCTCGTGTCCGAGTACGGCCCCCACCTGCCGGTGCCGCCGTCGCCCCCCGTCGACGGCGAGGAGCTGCCCGGGACCGGATCCGACGGCGGCTTTGCCGCGGGTGAGCACCCGCGCGACCTGCCCAGGCCCTTCGTGCGCGCCGAGCAGGAGAAGCGGCTCAAGGCCGCGGAGCGCGCCTATCAGCAGCTCGGCAAGGTCAACCCGCTCGCCCTGGAGGAGTTCGCGGCGCTGGAGGAGCGGCACAAGTTCCTCAGCGAGCAGCTGGAGGACCTGAAGAAGACCCGGGCCGACCTGCTTCAAGTGGTGAAGGAGGTCGACGAACGGGTCGAGCAGGTCTTCACCGAGGCCTACCGGGACACCGCCCGCGAGTTCGAGGGCGTCTTCGGCCGGCTGTTCCCCGGCGGCGAGGGCCGGCTGATCCTCACCGATCCCGACAACATGCTCACCACGGGCGTGGACGTCGAGGCCCGGCCGCCGGGCAAGAGGGTCAAGCGGCTCTCCCTGCTCTCCGGCGGGGAGCGGTCACTGACCGCCGTCGCGCTCCTCGTGTCGATCTTCAAGGCGCGGCCCAGTCCCTTCTACGTCATGGACGAGGTCGAGGCCGCCCTCGACGACACCAACCTCCAGCGCCTGATCAGGATCATGCAGGAGCTGCAGGAGTCCTCGCAGCTCCTGGTGATCACGCATCAGAAGCGCACGATGGAGGTCGCGGACGCGCTCTACGGCGTCTCCATGCAGGGTGACGGCGTGTCGAAGGTCATCTCGCAGCGGCTCCGCTAG
- a CDS encoding sugar porter family MFS transporter, translating to MTSTAQAPSPGARAAHPEHLGHVIFIAAAAAMGGFLFGYDSSVINGAVEAIRGRYEIGPAALAQVIAIALIGCAIGAATAGRIADRIGRIRCMQIAAVLFTISAVGSALPFALWDLAFWRIVGGFAIGMASVIGPAYIAEVAPPAYRGRLGSFQQAAIVIGIAISQLVNWGLLNAAGGNQRGHLMGLEVWQVMLGVMVVPAVLYGMLSFAIPESPRFLLSVGKRERAREILAEVEGKGVDLDARVAEIEHAMTSEHKSTFKDLLGGGFFFKPIVWVGIGLSVFQQFVGINVAFYYSSTLWQSVGVDPSDSFLYSFTTSIINIVGTVIAMIFVDRVGRKPLALIGSVGMAAGLALEAWAFSYHLVDGKLPATQGWVALIAAHVFVLFFALSWGVVVWVFLGEMFPNKIRAAALGVAASAQWIANWAITASFPSLAEWNLSGTYVIYAIFATLSIPFVLKFVKETKGKTLEEMG from the coding sequence GTGACCAGCACAGCGCAGGCGCCTTCGCCGGGAGCCAGGGCGGCTCATCCCGAACATCTCGGGCATGTCATCTTCATCGCGGCCGCGGCCGCGATGGGCGGCTTCCTCTTCGGTTACGACAGTTCCGTGATCAACGGCGCCGTCGAGGCCATCCGGGGCCGCTACGAGATCGGCCCCGCAGCGCTGGCCCAGGTCATCGCCATCGCCCTGATCGGCTGCGCCATCGGCGCCGCGACCGCCGGCCGCATAGCCGACCGGATCGGCCGCATCCGCTGCATGCAGATCGCCGCCGTCCTCTTCACCATCAGCGCCGTCGGCTCCGCACTGCCCTTCGCGCTGTGGGACCTCGCCTTCTGGCGCATCGTCGGCGGCTTCGCCATCGGCATGGCCTCCGTCATCGGCCCCGCCTACATCGCCGAAGTCGCGCCGCCCGCCTACCGCGGTCGCCTCGGCTCCTTCCAGCAGGCCGCGATCGTCATCGGCATCGCCATCTCCCAGCTGGTCAACTGGGGCCTGCTCAACGCCGCCGGCGGCAACCAGCGCGGCCACCTGATGGGCCTCGAGGTCTGGCAGGTCATGCTCGGCGTCATGGTGGTCCCGGCCGTCCTCTACGGCATGCTCTCCTTCGCCATCCCCGAGTCCCCGCGCTTCCTGCTCTCCGTCGGCAAGCGTGAGCGCGCCCGCGAGATCCTCGCCGAGGTCGAGGGCAAGGGCGTCGACCTCGACGCGCGTGTCGCCGAGATCGAGCACGCCATGACGAGCGAGCACAAGTCCACCTTCAAGGACCTGCTCGGCGGCGGCTTCTTCTTCAAGCCGATCGTCTGGGTCGGTATCGGCCTGTCGGTCTTCCAGCAGTTCGTCGGCATCAACGTCGCGTTCTACTACTCCTCGACGCTGTGGCAGTCGGTCGGCGTCGACCCGTCGGACTCGTTCCTGTACTCCTTCACGACGTCGATCATCAACATCGTCGGCACCGTGATCGCGATGATCTTCGTGGACCGCGTCGGCCGCAAGCCGCTGGCCCTCATCGGTTCCGTCGGTATGGCCGCCGGCCTCGCGCTGGAAGCCTGGGCGTTCTCGTACCACCTGGTCGACGGCAAGCTCCCCGCCACGCAGGGCTGGGTCGCGCTGATCGCCGCCCACGTGTTCGTCCTCTTCTTCGCCCTCTCCTGGGGCGTGGTGGTCTGGGTCTTCCTCGGCGAGATGTTCCCGAACAAGATCCGCGCCGCCGCCCTGGGCGTCGCCGCCTCCGCGCAGTGGATCGCCAACTGGGCCATCACCGCGAGCTTCCCGTCGCTGGCCGAGTGGAACCTCTCCGGCACCTACGTGATCTACGCGATCTTCGCCACGCTCTCCATCCCGTTCGTCCTGAAGTTCGTCAAGGAGACGAAGGGCAAGACGCTGGAGGAGATGGGCTGA
- a CDS encoding cytosine permease, which translates to MSKTAETEGALETRGIEQVPDAERTAKTRGLFPTWVGANISVLLLTMGASLVVAYHLNFWQALVVAFAAPAVSYGLVGFIGIAGKRGAAPGMALSRAVFGQRGNLLPGALIWVARWGWETINAVTGAYALLTILDLGLGFKANPVLDMVTLLLFVVATFAISGLGINAVRKCSKYATYLFGVFSVLVLGYLAVHTHWSKVMHHGAGSTASLITAVGMIAAGGVSWIPSAPDFARYLPRTASSKAIVGTTMGGAGIVVLPMVLMGAVMAVGTPDLATATDPVSFVGQILPIWIAVPYLLIAVVGMLLINSMSMYSAGFTAQTLGFRIPRHWAVSINAVISLALGGVLMLVATSFMGSFIAFLSMLAVAFSAWTGVFGVDMFRRREYDGRALSDTGRTSAYWYRGGFSPAAVAAWAIGLVSGLMFTTSDWFTGPLAKNNLVGEYGLGWVAAIVISGVLYLVLPKPAVVSPAPSAEAGAGDAAEESAEVPIPAGV; encoded by the coding sequence ATGAGTAAAACGGCCGAGACCGAAGGCGCTCTCGAAACCCGCGGCATCGAGCAGGTCCCCGATGCCGAACGTACGGCGAAGACCCGTGGACTGTTCCCGACCTGGGTGGGCGCGAACATCAGTGTGCTGCTGCTCACGATGGGCGCGAGCCTCGTGGTGGCGTACCACCTGAACTTCTGGCAGGCGCTCGTCGTCGCGTTCGCCGCGCCCGCCGTCTCCTACGGCCTGGTCGGCTTCATCGGCATCGCCGGAAAGCGCGGCGCCGCGCCGGGCATGGCCCTGTCGCGGGCGGTCTTCGGACAGCGCGGCAATCTGCTGCCCGGTGCGCTGATCTGGGTCGCCCGCTGGGGCTGGGAGACCATCAACGCCGTGACCGGCGCCTACGCGCTGCTCACCATCCTCGACCTCGGACTGGGCTTCAAGGCCAACCCCGTCCTGGACATGGTCACCCTGCTCCTCTTCGTCGTCGCGACCTTCGCGATCTCCGGGCTCGGCATCAACGCCGTGCGCAAGTGCAGCAAGTACGCGACCTACCTCTTCGGCGTCTTCTCGGTGCTGGTCCTCGGATACCTGGCCGTGCACACCCACTGGTCGAAGGTGATGCACCACGGCGCGGGCTCCACGGCCTCCCTCATCACCGCCGTCGGCATGATCGCGGCGGGCGGTGTCAGCTGGATCCCGTCCGCGCCGGACTTCGCCCGCTACCTGCCGCGTACGGCCTCGTCCAAGGCGATCGTGGGGACGACCATGGGCGGCGCCGGCATCGTCGTCCTGCCGATGGTGCTGATGGGCGCGGTGATGGCGGTCGGCACCCCGGACCTGGCCACGGCGACCGACCCGGTCTCCTTCGTCGGCCAGATCCTGCCGATCTGGATCGCGGTGCCGTACCTGCTGATCGCCGTGGTCGGCATGCTGCTGATCAACTCGATGTCGATGTACTCGGCCGGCTTCACCGCGCAGACCCTCGGCTTCCGGATCCCGCGGCACTGGGCCGTCTCCATCAACGCCGTGATCTCGCTGGCCCTGGGCGGTGTCCTGATGCTGGTGGCGACCAGCTTCATGGGCTCCTTCATCGCCTTCCTGTCGATGCTCGCCGTGGCCTTCTCCGCCTGGACCGGCGTCTTCGGCGTGGACATGTTCCGGCGCAGGGAGTACGACGGCCGGGCGCTGAGCGACACCGGCCGCACCAGCGCCTACTGGTACCGGGGCGGCTTCTCCCCGGCGGCCGTGGCCGCGTGGGCGATCGGCCTGGTCTCGGGCCTGATGTTCACCACCTCGGACTGGTTCACCGGCCCGCTGGCGAAGAACAACCTCGTCGGTGAGTACGGCCTCGGCTGGGTCGCCGCGATCGTGATCTCGGGCGTGCTGTACCTGGTGCTGCCCAAGCCCGCCGTGGTGAGCCCGGCGCCGTCCGCCGAGGCCGGGGCCGGGGACGCGGCCGAGGAGTCCGCAGAGGTGCCGATACCCGCCGGTGTCTGA